A DNA window from Pseudomonas resinovorans NBRC 106553 contains the following coding sequences:
- a CDS encoding SDR family NAD(P)-dependent oxidoreductase, translated as MSSPLFSLEGRVALITGATRGIGLAIAREYGRAGARLAISSENADDCQRVAAELRGEGFDVSGIPADLAQPEEVRALARQVLDRHGRIDALVCNAGVAPHFGPLLSADDAAWRLTMGINLESAVWLSNELLPVMAEQGGGSLVLMASIAGLRGNKALGLYGLSKAALAQLARNLAVEWGPANIRVNAISPGVIQTEFARPLTDNPEVMQRRLALTPLRRVGRPEEVAALALLLAAPGGAFINGQNIIVDGGTTIGDGN; from the coding sequence ATGAGCAGCCCGCTGTTTTCCCTCGAAGGCCGGGTCGCGCTTATCACCGGCGCAACCCGTGGCATCGGCCTGGCCATCGCCCGCGAGTACGGTCGCGCCGGTGCGCGCCTGGCGATCAGCAGCGAGAACGCCGACGACTGCCAGCGCGTGGCGGCCGAACTGCGCGGTGAAGGCTTCGACGTCAGCGGCATCCCGGCGGACCTCGCCCAGCCGGAGGAGGTCCGCGCCCTGGCGCGCCAGGTGCTCGACCGGCACGGGCGGATCGATGCGCTGGTGTGCAACGCCGGCGTGGCGCCGCACTTCGGCCCCTTGCTCAGCGCCGATGACGCGGCGTGGCGGTTGACCATGGGGATCAACCTGGAAAGCGCGGTGTGGCTGAGCAACGAGCTGTTGCCGGTGATGGCGGAGCAGGGCGGTGGCAGCCTGGTGCTGATGGCCAGTATCGCCGGCCTGCGCGGCAACAAGGCCCTGGGGCTCTACGGCCTGTCGAAGGCGGCCCTGGCCCAGCTGGCGCGCAACCTGGCGGTGGAGTGGGGCCCGGCCAACATTCGCGTCAACGCCATCAGCCCCGGTGTGATCCAGACCGAGTTCGCCCGCCCCCTGACCGACAACCCCGAGGTGATGCAGCGGCGCCTGGCGCTGACCCCCCTGCGCAGGGTCGGCCGGCCGGAGGAGGTGGCGGCCCTGGCGCTGCTGCTGGCCGCCCCGGGCGGCGCCTTCATCAATGGACAGAACATCATCGTCGACGGTGGCACCACCATCGGCGACGGCAATTGA
- a CDS encoding cupin domain-containing protein: protein MHTLPPFQRVVTGHDASGLAVVAMAGPTPNNFPLKAVPGTLFYEVWNSAASPATLDNGDDPTAKPLQLSPGPLGSVIRVVDIPPDSVQNQVSAEDAAAVFAEIGEAHAGTGKADSKHKLMHRTETLDYGIVTEGEVWLVLDGEEVHLKRGDIVVQRGTNHAWSNRTEAMARMVFILLDGRYAAELQEVLG from the coding sequence ATGCACACACTTCCCCCCTTCCAGCGCGTGGTCACCGGCCACGACGCCAGCGGCCTGGCCGTGGTGGCCATGGCCGGCCCGACGCCGAACAACTTCCCGCTCAAAGCGGTGCCCGGCACCCTGTTCTACGAGGTGTGGAACAGCGCCGCCAGCCCGGCGACCCTGGACAACGGCGACGATCCCACCGCCAAGCCGCTGCAACTGTCCCCCGGCCCCCTGGGCAGCGTGATCCGGGTGGTCGACATCCCGCCGGACAGCGTGCAGAACCAGGTCAGCGCCGAAGACGCGGCGGCGGTCTTCGCCGAGATCGGCGAAGCCCATGCCGGCACTGGCAAGGCCGATTCGAAGCACAAGCTGATGCACCGCACCGAAACGCTCGACTACGGCATCGTCACCGAGGGCGAGGTCTGGCTGGTGCTGGATGGCGAGGAGGTCCACCTCAAGCGTGGCGACATCGTGGTGCAGCGTGGCACCAACCACGCCTGGAGCAACCGCACCGAGGCCATGGCGCGGATGGTCTTCATCCTCCTCGATGGCCGTTACGCCGCCGAACTCCAGGAGGTGCTGGGATGA
- a CDS encoding fumarylacetoacetate hydrolase family protein: MKLATLDDGSRDGRLLLVSRDLAQAVDAADIAPTLQAAVDHWWSVEADLRSRYDALNRGSLAGAFDFDPDRVMAPLPRAWQWLDGSCFLSHGELMQRAFNLDPIDGVETTPLMYQGAGDDFLGARQDIPLPSEAHGIDFEGEFAVLVDEVPMGCTAEQALGHIRLVLQVNDVSLRALAPREMKTGFGFVQAKSSSSFAPVAVTPDELGDAWRDGRVHLPLKVEWNGQWFGHPHGGAMHFGFHQLIAHAALTRRLTAGTILGSGTVSNADRSVGSACIAERRAIEMIAQGAPATGFMRFGDRVRMEARHSDGSVLFGAIDQRVVQAGAPCA, from the coding sequence ATGAAGCTGGCGACCCTCGATGACGGCAGCCGCGATGGCCGCCTGCTGCTGGTTTCCCGTGACCTGGCCCAGGCGGTGGACGCCGCCGATATTGCGCCCACCCTGCAAGCGGCGGTGGACCACTGGTGGAGTGTGGAGGCCGACCTGCGCAGCCGCTACGACGCGCTCAACCGGGGGAGTCTCGCCGGGGCCTTCGACTTCGACCCGGACCGGGTCATGGCACCCCTGCCGCGTGCCTGGCAATGGCTCGACGGTTCCTGCTTCCTCAGCCATGGCGAACTGATGCAGCGCGCGTTCAATCTCGACCCCATCGACGGCGTCGAGACCACGCCGCTGATGTACCAGGGGGCCGGCGACGACTTCCTCGGCGCGCGCCAGGACATTCCGCTGCCCAGCGAAGCCCACGGCATCGACTTCGAGGGCGAGTTCGCCGTGCTGGTGGACGAGGTGCCCATGGGCTGCACCGCCGAACAGGCGCTCGGGCACATCCGCCTGGTGCTGCAGGTCAACGACGTCAGCCTGCGCGCCCTGGCGCCCAGGGAAATGAAGACCGGCTTCGGCTTCGTCCAGGCCAAGTCGTCCTCCAGCTTCGCCCCGGTGGCGGTCACCCCGGACGAACTGGGCGACGCCTGGCGCGACGGCCGCGTGCACCTGCCGCTGAAGGTGGAGTGGAACGGCCAGTGGTTCGGCCATCCCCACGGCGGCGCCATGCATTTCGGCTTCCACCAGCTGATCGCCCATGCAGCGCTTACCCGGCGTCTCACTGCCGGGACCATCCTGGGTTCGGGCACCGTTTCCAACGCCGACCGCAGTGTCGGTTCTGCCTGCATCGCCGAGCGTCGCGCCATCGAGATGATCGCCCAGGGCGCGCCGGCCACCGGCTTCATGCGCTTCGGCGACCGGGTTCGCATGGAAGCGCGCCATAGCGACGGTTCGGTGCTGTTCGGCGCCATCGACCAGCGGGTGGTCCAGGCAGGTGCGCCATGCGCGTGA